In Bacteroidales bacterium, one DNA window encodes the following:
- a CDS encoding TIGR00266 family protein yields the protein MKSHEIDYRIMGESIQLVEVELDPMETVIAEAGAMVYMDDGIQFEAKMGDGTAPNQGFFDKLLSAGSRVLAGESLFITHFTNRGLGKKKVAFSAPYPGTVIPIDLSQMGGQLIVQKDGFLCAAMGTKITMHFNRKIGSGLVGGEGFILQKLEGDGRAFVHAGGTVIERQLNNEVLRIDTGCIVAFEPRIDFDVESTGSLKSMVFGGEGLFLATLRGTGKIWLQSMPIRKLIQAISPYGRNSGKESSSVLGNLFQD from the coding sequence ATGAAATCACATGAAATTGACTATCGGATAATGGGTGAATCCATCCAGCTAGTAGAAGTAGAACTCGATCCAATGGAAACAGTTATTGCTGAGGCGGGTGCTATGGTTTATATGGATGATGGTATTCAATTTGAAGCCAAAATGGGCGATGGTACTGCCCCAAATCAAGGATTCTTTGACAAATTACTTTCGGCAGGTTCAAGGGTATTGGCAGGGGAATCATTATTCATTACCCATTTTACAAATCGTGGGCTAGGCAAAAAAAAGGTTGCATTTTCGGCACCTTACCCTGGAACAGTTATTCCTATTGATTTGTCTCAAATGGGTGGGCAACTTATTGTTCAAAAAGATGGATTTTTATGCGCAGCCATGGGTACTAAAATAACAATGCACTTTAATCGTAAAATTGGATCGGGTCTTGTTGGAGGCGAAGGTTTTATCCTCCAAAAACTTGAGGGCGATGGACGTGCCTTTGTTCATGCTGGCGGAACGGTTATAGAGCGTCAACTAAATAATGAAGTGCTAAGGATTGATACAGGTTGTATTGTTGCTTTCGAGCCTCGAATCGATTTTGATGTTGAGTCAACAGGTAGCCTAAAAAGTATGGTCTTTGGTGGCGAGGGTCTATTTCTTGCCACGCTCCGTGGAACAGGTAAGATTTGGTTACAATCAATGCCAATCAGAAAATTAATTCAGGCAATTTCGCCATACGGCAGAAATTCAGGAAAAGAGAGTAGTTCTGTCCTTGGAAATTTATTTCAGGATTAA
- the rsgA gene encoding ribosome small subunit-dependent GTPase A, with product MKSGLVLKTTGSRYTIRDNDGKIYFCSIRGKLRLKGVKTTNPITVGDYVDFEVDEGDVGAISRVHDRKNYIIRRSTNLSRESHVIAANLDQTLLIVTIEFPETQLAFIDRYLVTAEAYRIPTTLVFNKTDLYTDEMIGKLNDYISIYSKIGYHCIQVSAETGQNLAELKNILTGKVSLISGNSGVGKSTLINKIAPELNLKTELISSYHLMGKHTTTFSEMFELSFGGFIIDTPGIKGFGIVDIDNDELYHYFPEIFRIASDCKFYNCTHIHEPGCAVIRAVDEGAISPSRYISYLSIHDDDNDKYR from the coding sequence ATGAAAAGTGGGTTGGTGCTTAAAACAACTGGTAGTAGATATACTATTCGGGATAATGATGGAAAAATATATTTCTGTTCAATTCGGGGGAAACTTCGGTTAAAGGGGGTAAAAACAACAAACCCAATAACCGTGGGCGATTACGTGGATTTTGAGGTAGATGAAGGTGATGTTGGGGCAATTAGCCGTGTTCACGATAGAAAAAACTATATCATTCGTCGCTCTACAAACCTATCGCGCGAATCGCACGTTATTGCTGCAAATCTGGATCAAACACTGCTAATTGTTACCATTGAATTTCCAGAAACCCAACTTGCTTTTATTGATAGATACCTTGTTACTGCTGAAGCTTACAGAATCCCAACAACTTTAGTATTCAATAAAACAGATCTTTACACCGATGAAATGATCGGTAAGCTCAACGACTATATATCTATCTACAGTAAAATTGGGTATCACTGTATTCAGGTTTCGGCAGAAACTGGACAAAATCTCGCCGAACTAAAAAATATACTTACAGGGAAGGTTAGCCTAATCTCTGGGAATTCGGGGGTTGGAAAATCTACACTAATCAATAAAATTGCACCTGAGCTTAACCTAAAAACCGAGTTGATATCCTCCTATCACCTTATGGGTAAGCACACAACAACTTTTAGCGAAATGTTTGAATTAAGTTTTGGTGGTTTTATAATTGATACTCCAGGAATTAAAGGTTTTGGAATAGTTGATATCGATAACGATGAGCTATACCACTATTTTCCCGAAATATTTAGAATCGCCTCGGATTGTAAGTTTTATAATTGCACCCACATTCACGAGCCTGGTTGTGCCGTTATTCGTGCTGTTGACGAGGGTGCTATAAGCCCATCCCGTTACATAAGCTATTTAAGCATCCACGATGATGATAATGATAAGTATCGTTAA